The Anolis carolinensis isolate JA03-04 chromosome 2, rAnoCar3.1.pri, whole genome shotgun sequence genome has a window encoding:
- the LOC134296448 gene encoding small integral membrane protein 44-like: MELASQTWPVNMTAANRTETLALLSQHSPPPSNESPLYSDYQPPVFDLLPIPKAVLYMLMAAAVVVSVAYAIVGHLIKDLAHDLADCLLGPQPEEPDKEETEPSPFSGFQPSLLAKTRACTCSTHHAAEVHITLEEIPQTT, from the exons ATGGAGCTTGCTTCTCAAACGTGGCCAGTGAATATGACTGCTGCAAACCGCACAGAGACTTTAGCACTACTGTCTCAgcactcccctcctccctccaaTGAGAGCCCTCTTTACAGCGACTATCAACCGCCTGTCTTTGACCTTCTTCCTATACCCAAGGCTGTGCTTTACATGCTCATGGCTGCTGCTGTGGTGGTGAGTGTGGCCTATGCCATTGTAGGCCACTTGATCAAGGACTTGGCACATGACCTGGCAG ACTGCCTGCTGGGACCACAGCCTGAGGAACCTGACAAAGAAGAGACAGAGCCTTCACCTTTTTCAGGCTTCCAGCCCTCCCTCCTAGCCAAGACTCGTGCGTGCACCTGCTCAACACACCATGCTGCAGAGGTACATATAACTCTAGAAGAGATACCACAGACAACCTAA